A single region of the Epinephelus moara isolate mb chromosome 16, YSFRI_EMoa_1.0, whole genome shotgun sequence genome encodes:
- the LOC126403214 gene encoding rhodopsin-like — protein sequence MNGTEGPNFYVPMSNKTGLVRSPFEHPQYYLAEPWKFSLLAAYMLFLIITAFPINFLTLHVTVKNKKLRTPLNYMLLNLAVADLFMVIGGFTVTLYTALHGYFILGVTGCNIEGFFATLGGEIGLWSLVVLAIERYIVVCKPMTNFRFGEKHAFAGLAFTWIMAMTCATPPLLGWSRYIPEGMQCSCGIDYYTPKPEINNTSFVIYMFVLHFCIPLFIIFYCYSRLLCTVRAAAAQQQESETTQRAEKEVTRMVIVMVISFLVCWVPYATVAWYIFANQGTEFGPVFMTAPAFFAKSSALYNPVIYILLNRQFRNCMITAVCCGRNPFGDDDAAAAATSKTQTSSVSSSQVAPA from the exons ATGAACGGCACAGAAGGACCCAATTTTTATGTCCCCATGTCTAACAAGACCGGGCTGGTTCGCAGCCCATTTGAACACCCTCAGTACTACCTGGCTGAGCCCTGGAAGTTCTCTCTTCTGGCTGCGTACATGCTGTTCCTTATCATCACTGCCTTCCCCATCAATTTCCTCACCCTGCATGTCACcgtcaaaaacaaaaagctgaggACCCCTCTGAACTATATGCTGCTCAACCTGGCGGTGGCCGACCTCTTCATGGTCATCGGGGGCTTCACGGTCACTCTCTACACAGCCCTGCACGGATACTTCATCTTAGGGGTCACCGGCTGCAACATTGAGGGATTCTTCGCTACTTTGGGAG GAGAGATCGGACTCTGGTCTCTGGTGGTTTTGGCAATCGAGCGCTACATTGTGGTCTGTAAGCCAATGACCAACTTCCGCTTTGGGGAGAAACATGCCTTCGCTGGGCTGGCATTCACATGGATCATGGCCATGACTTGTGCTACCCCCCCTCTGCTCGGATGGTCCCG gTACATCCCAGAGGGAATGCAGTGTTCCTGTGGGATTGACTACTACACTCCCAAGCCTGAGATCAACAACACCTCATTCGTCATCTATATGTTCGTCCTCCATTTCTGTATCCCCCTCTTCATCATTTTCTACTGCTACAGTCGCCTACTCTGCACTGTGCGAGCG GCTGCGGCCCAGCAGCAGGAGTCTGAAACCACCCAGAGAGCGGAGAAAGAGGTGACACGTATGGTCATCGTCATGGTGATCTCCTTCCTGGTGTGCTGGGTGCCCTACGCCACCGTGGCTTGGTACATCTTTGCCAATCAGGGAACTGAGTTCGGACCAGTGTTCATGACTGCTCCGGCCTTCTTCGCCAAGAGTTCCGCTCTGTACAACCCAGTCATCTACATTCTGCTAAACAGACAG TTCAGAAACTGCATGATCACTGCGGTGTGCTGTGGAAGAAATCCGTTTGGGGACGATGATGCGGCGGCCGCTGCCACCTCTAAAACTCAGACTTCATCTGTCTCATCCAGCCAGGTGGCCCCCGCTTGA